A segment of the Carya illinoinensis cultivar Pawnee chromosome 1, C.illinoinensisPawnee_v1, whole genome shotgun sequence genome:
CGTTGCATGCGTGCGTACGCAGACAACACTAATCATGCTGGAAGAAAAAGGTTCGTGAAAGTGTTTAGGAGCCGAGCCAACAATGCATGCAAACGAACCAATTAATGCATGAACAACATTAATGACAAGATTCATTAACTCATGAAGAAGAACACAAAATCCCAATGCATTTCTCTCTCAAGCTATACAATATTAATATAGCCAGCCCTTTTATATGTTGTAACTAAGTAGTACTACTACTGATCCCATGATCAACTTCATTTGGGAAAAGTATAAAAACGACAAGTGTgaaactcttttttttctctctctctaatatatatgtattctaGAAAAAAACAAGAGACAAAAAGGAGAGATCGGCTAGTgcagaaaagagaaagaaaatgatttttttggtttttttgaaagatgaaaagaaTAGAACATAGAGATGGAGAAAGAGAAAGTTAAACATGACCTCAAACAAGTGCACTTTTAACACCTCTCCCCTCCCACTACCATTCTCAAAATCTTAGGCGTGCGAGCCAAAGTGGGGTGCCTTATCATGATGATTCCTGTATACCACCAACCTTTTTGTGCTACTTACCACATCAGCATTCAGCCCCTCCACATCTCttcaaacattttctttttcccccaCCACTTTTTATCTTTCTACACAAGTCAACCCAGCATTCATCATCCCCATTGCCCAATCACATTCatccacatcatcatcatcatccatcACCCCATCACCCGCGCCAGCCTCTACAATTTACAACTATTTCTAACTTGGACCTAGCTCTCTTTTCTGACCCCTGTATCTACCGCCACCACCAACACAACCAACCACCACTAACAAATCTTCCAGGCTTACTTCCGGCGAGTCGTAAACGTTTGAAACACCACATTCCCGGCCGCAGGGAACTCATCCATTGTGCAACTTCGGCATTTCAATCCAAGGGGCTCGAGTGCAGTTGCCACCTTTGTCCACACCTCATGGCTTGTGCATGTAGTCGATACTGACATGGTTGCCGGCCGGAACACCTGCACCACCTTCTTCAAAACTCGGGCAACATCGTCATGATTATCGTAAATGGACCCGACGCACTCGAAGCTGGCGTAGCTGTAACCATCTTCCGGGGTTACGTGAATGGTGGAGTAGCGGTCACCATCAATAACACCGTTCATGGAGTAGCCGCATGGATCAAATGCAAAATCACAAATAAGAGCACCGGGGTTAATGTCTCCAATACCCGTCAGCTGGGTCATCTCTTTCCCGGCCGTGTCGCCGGTCTTATCATCCCCGGGACGCTTAAAGAATTTGCGAGCGAGGACGCGGTCGAGCTCGGTCATACAGATTTCGAGTGTGTAGAACACGTCGGGAACATGCGGGCTGATCAGCGTGCGAGCCTCATCACTAGCAGTGAAAACGTGCCAAGAATGGGAGCTGATTTTGGAAGGCATAACCGAGGCTTTTCTATAGCAAAGATTGCTAGGGAGGCTCTCTTCCAGATATATAACTTCTTCCTTGAAGCTGGTGTGGGGAAAGGGCTGTGCCATGGGAAAGATAAAACTACCCCTAGTGTAGCGGCAGGAGCAAAGAGTGAGGCCAAGGTGGCGGGCTTTGTGAAGCAATGgacggatggatttgaggagcTGGGTGGTCCCACAGGTCTTGATGATGATCTTTGTGGGGTAGACGAAGAGGCTGGACTCTGATAACACATAGGCATCGAAGTAGGGGTTACCCACAGCCGAGACCACGGTGCATTGCACGGCATGCAGGACTTGTTCTAGTGACTCAAACTCGAGCTGCCTAAGACCCATGTTCGTCAGTATTGCAGGTTCATCCCCAAAGAACTGGAGTTCTAGGCGCTTCTCAAAGCCTTCAAAACCAGAGACGGCCATTAAGTTAATGGGATGAAAAGCAAAAAGATTGATATTGAGAGAGGTAGGAGGTAGAGGGCAAACTAGATAGATGTGCAAAAATGAAAGAGATCAGAGACAGACAGATGTAGAGGAGTAAGTGTGTGGAACTACaggtgagagagagaagtgGGGGTGGATGAAATTTATAGgtgggtgagagagagggagagtggaGTCATGTGGCAGTGATCAGGGAAAGAAGGAAGGAAgacgttttgttttgttttgggcaTGCGGGCTATGCAACCAAGAGTAATTATTGCAGCCATAATGACGTATATAATATGATGATATGTGTTTCGaatttttttgtgccaaatCTTTCAGCAGACAGGAACAGAGAACGGAATTTAAGCCCACGCGcaatcttgtttttcttttctgtcaCTAAGCCGATCTGTCCAGAATCACTAGTTTCTTCCAAGCCATATCATTTTCCCATAGAGTAGACAGAGACTGCAAAATAAACACAATTTCATGGAGTTATAGCACATCATTTTCAAAGAACTTTGTGTTAACTCCCGGTTGGTTTGCAAAGAGACATACAAAATATACCATATAATGTTTTAACGACTTGaaataacatatattaaaatttttattccgAGTCTTATTTCTTGGGGATGATTGTCATTTACAAGAAATATATTAggaagaaaattattaaatacttcCATTTCTGACCAACccaaatactaaaaaatatagataaataaaaattattaagtgTCATCTTAATTCGATGATAAAAACGACAGTAAATCAGTCGTTTGAAAGGCAAATGCTTTTTAAGGAATATCTTTTCTGATATAATGTTCCTGtaacatatattttaaaaaatttggtcaatgatataattggagttACAGTGAATATCATACGTCATCTACCTTTATCACATTAGAGGAAGATATCACAGCCGACATACTCAGTTTTTTTACCTAATGCATGCATAGTAAATAGTTTGAAGAACAACATCAATGTAAACTTCTTATCAAATATATCATTAGGGTGATTTTTCTAGTCAATGGAATATAAGTTATCAGTACTGGTGCAAGAAAACGACAAGCATTAGTACTGGGATGGGACAAGATGATAACCTTTGCTCGAGATTGAACAACAAATATCAATCTAGCTACAGTtccatagaaaataaaactgttcatttaaagaaaagaaggaaaatgtgTTGGTGGTCAAACCCTAGTAGCTCTAGCTAGGATGATCTGCATTAATAATTATCAAACTCATTTATCTGCATGATAGTTACTATGAATCGCAGACATAATTATAGACTAGAACTAGATTTACGTTCTCTTGCATGATAACATGCAATTATTAGCGTTGCAACTGATCAGGTTAATTCGATCGCCGCTTATGCGTGTTCTCGAGTAGCCATATAAACGTACAGAAGAAAGCAGAGCTCTAAAGCTTAAAGAAATTAATCATACGAGGATGGCGTTATATATTGAATAATTAATGGAAACTGGAAAGGTACCAAAATTACATTAACAGTAGTACTTTTGGAGGACAAACTGATGATAGGGACAGCATTGTCGATCCATGGGAGAGCAAATGTTAATCCAGAAAAAGCCGGACGTGCTCTGAATATCATCAACATTTTGtcttaaaatagaaatttataagtttgcaagataataatagaaagaagaagaagaagaagaagaagaagaaaaaagaaaaaacaaaaaggaatcgAGCGTGGCTTGTAAACAATGAGAATATCCTTGAATTGGGGAGGCCCCCGTACGTGAAATTAAAGGCACTCGCATCATTTTTATTCTCCCTGGAATTTCATGTAGTCTGTGTTGCCATTATAATCATTTCATTTTTGTATTTCTCAAAGCATGCAcactttcttgtttttcttttcctttcacctGCATATATATACGTGATTCAGAGAAAAGGGTTCGTTCTCGAAACAGTTGTTCTAAAAGCTTTTCAGTTTAGGTATATCGACTAATATTCTTGATCATGATGAGTATACTTTTTGACTACTACGAAATGgatttaaaaagttttaaaaaatgagaaaatgtatgatccattttcattttcatactgcttttattttttcaaaaacttgaacccatattttttctttaaaactggTCGGAAACAGAGCAAGTTTTCGACTTCGATTGCTTGGTAGATTTCATATATGAGGTACAGTAATTCCGAAGGAAAGAAAGCATGCAATTAGTACTACTTCATGTTGGCCGGCTTCTGTAGGAAGTTGCGTGCGGGACTCATGTCCTAAACTACATACCTTCCGCGTCACAGTTTCACTCATCTCCTTCTGGCTTGGCTTGGCTTTAAATGAAAGACATATCATGCCCAAGATTATACCAATAATTGAACATGATCATCATCAGCTAGCTAGTTATATCGTAGGTATAATATGTattaatgtgtgtgtgtgtgtgtgtaaaagAATGAAATTAGTATTTGAAGACGGTGAAAGATGGCCGCTAACTAGGTATACAGGAAGGGAAGGTAATGATGGAACATTGTGAgtttagaaagaaaaagttatGCAGTTTTAAGGGGAAGGGGGAATGATGCAGAGTGTATGCGTTATGAATAATCTTATGGTGTGGCTGGCAGCCTCCATTATGACCACATACCCACTTCTTTGTGCTGCACGCGCAATTCACAAAGCTTGAAAATAACACTATTAATTCAAGATCATGCATGACAAAACAAAAAGCCAATCTTTctttgtcataaaaaaaaatggtcaacCACTTCCCGGCCCCAACTTTTTATACCAAACGTTGCATCAGATCTTACTTAAAAAGTCCA
Coding sequences within it:
- the LOC122274397 gene encoding S-adenosylmethionine decarboxylase proenzyme 4, yielding MAVSGFEGFEKRLELQFFGDEPAILTNMGLRQLEFESLEQVLHAVQCTVVSAVGNPYFDAYVLSESSLFVYPTKIIIKTCGTTQLLKSIRPLLHKARHLGLTLCSCRYTRGSFIFPMAQPFPHTSFKEEVIYLEESLPSNLCYRKASVMPSKISSHSWHVFTASDEARTLISPHVPDVFYTLEICMTELDRVLARKFFKRPGDDKTGDTAGKEMTQLTGIGDINPGALICDFAFDPCGYSMNGVIDGDRYSTIHVTPEDGYSYASFECVGSIYDNHDDVARVLKKVVQVFRPATMSVSTTCTSHEVWTKVATALEPLGLKCRSCTMDEFPAAGNVVFQTFTTRRK